The following are from one region of the Syngnathus acus chromosome 19, fSynAcu1.2, whole genome shotgun sequence genome:
- the sec24c gene encoding protein transport protein Sec24C isoform X3, producing MKENVNQHTPMASPYVQPQPGYGQQPAFAPLDGGCPPPYAPYNGPMSAYQPGVPPQGHGRAPPTSGPAPVSAPQAYNQYAGHHQGDMQNGPPPLTQAPPRPVASQSYNQGAANLTGPPTSYPQNYGPPPTMQHFSSQMSGLQINSGPPNAAGPGYASPHSSQPPVSRSFSAAPPPTYTQAPPPASSAPTQGPPAVSQQYYGGPPPPSHSFLPPTSQQQFTSPAPPPPSNQPSFAPPPAYSAPPPAQAPSPSVSQPQQSFAPTQPPTSSQYPPTSAPSGQYPGPLPPQQQPPFPSGPLPPRPQMPPSSMSQSNHLPPGPQGPLGPPGPLQPQQMPPPQPGMPGGYPPQQNGAFGQARGPQPGFMGPYPGQPNYGAPGPAPGSAPPAQKRLDPDAIPSPQASDMPAVQKSRHRIDPDAIPSPIQVIEDDKAKSTEPFSTGVRGQAPPLVTTDFHVQDQGNASPRFIRCTAYNMPCTADMAKQSQVPLAAVIKPLATLPPDEVPPYLVDHGEGGPIRCNRCKAYMCPYMQFIEGGRRFQCGFCTCVTEVPPHYFQHLDHTGKRVDFYDRPELSLGSYEFLATVDYCKNNKVPQPPAFIFLIDVSYNAVKSGMVKIVCQELKTLLDQLPRENPDLDSAVRVGFVTYNKVLHFYNVKSSLAQPQMLVVSDVSEMFVPLLDGFLVNVGESRQVIESLLDHIPEMFADTRETETVFGPVIQAGLEALKAADCSGKLFVFHTSLPIAEAPGKLKNREDKKLIGSDKEKSLFQPQVGFYNTLAKECVAQGCCVDLFLFPNQYVDVATLAVVPVSTGGSVYKYTYFQAQSDQERFLNDLRRDVQKPMGFDAVMRVRTSTGIRATDFLGSFYMSNTTDVELAGLDCDKAVTVEFKHDDKLSEETGALMQCAVLYTNCGGQRRLRVHNMAVNCCSQLSDLYRNCETDTIINFLSKYAFRGILNNPTKAVRDTLVNQCAQILACYRKNCASPSSAGQLILPECMKLLPVYLNCVLKSDLLLPAADVSLDDRAYLRQLISCMDVSETHVFFYPRLLPLMKLESGSLPVAVRASEERLSKGGVYLLETGLHLFLWVGANAQQELLLNIFGTSNFGQIDASMTCLPVLDNPFSLRLREMIDSFRAQRSRYMKLVVVKQEDRSELIFRHFLMEDKSASGGASYVDFLCHMHKEIRQLLS from the exons GCCAGTTGCATCCCAGTCGTACAACCAAGGAGCAGCCAATCTGACAGGGCCGCCCACTTCTTACCCCCAAAACTACGGACCCCCACCCACAATGCAACACTTCTCGAGTCAGATGAGCGGCTTGCAAATTAACTCCGGGCCGCCCAACGCCGCCGGGCCCGGATACG CGTCACCTCACAGCTCCCAGCCTCCCGTCAGTCGGTCCTTCTCAGCCGCGCCTCCGCCCACCTACACGCAAGCTCCGCCCCCTGCGTCCTCCGCTCCCACCCAGGGGCCACCTGCTGTGTCTCAGCAGTACTACGGAGGCCCCCCTCCGCCTTCCCATTCATTTTTGCCTCCTACTTCTCAACAGCAATTCACCTcccctgctcctcctccacctagCAATCAGCCATCCTTTGCTCCTCCTCCCGCGTACTCGGCTCCCCCACCGGCTCAGGCTCCCTCCCCGTCCGTGTCGCAGCCTCAGCAGTCCTTCGCCCCCACCCAGCCACCCACCTCCTCTCAGTATCCTCCGACGTCAGCCCCCTCCGGCCAGTACCCAGGCCCCTTGCCGCCTCAGCAGCAACCCCCGTTCCCCTCAGGTCCCCTTCCCCCCAGACCTCAGATGCCCCCCTCGTCCATGTCTCAGAGCAACCACTTACCTCCAGGACCACAGGGCCCGCTAGGTCCTCCTGGACCGCTGCAGCCGCAGCAGATGCCCCCACCCCAACCTGGCATGCCAGGAGGGTACCCTCCCCAACAGAATG GTGCATTTGGTCAGGCAAGAGGGCCTCAGCCCGGTTTCATGGGACCTTATCCTGGCCAACCCAATTACGGCGCTCCGGGACCGGCGCCTGGCTCTGCCCCACCTGCACAGAAAAGACTGGACCCGGATGCCATTCCTAGCCCA CAAGCGTCTGACATGCCGGCCGTGCAGAAATCAAGACATAGAATAGACCCAGACGCGATTCCCAGCCCA ATCCAAGTAATCGAGGATGACAAAGCCAAGAGCACAGAGCCATTCAGCACAGGCGTCAGGGGTCAAGCGCCGCCACTGGTCACCACCGACTTCCACGTCCAAGACCAAG GGAACGCCAGCCCCAGGTTTATCCGCTGCACCGCGTACAACATGCCCTGCACGGCAGACATGGCCAAGCAGTCTCAGGTGCCGCTGGCCGCAGTCATCAAGCCCCTCGCCACTCTGCCGCCGGACGAG GTGCCTCCATACCTGGTGGACCATGGTGAAGGAGGTCCCATCCGCTGCAACCGCTGCAAGGCCTACATGTGCCCGTACATGCAATTCATCGAGGGAGGCCGTCGCTTCCAGTGCGGCTTTTGCACTTGTGTCACAGAAG tcCCTCCTCATTACTTCCAGCATCTGGACCACACTGGCAAGAGAGTGGACTTCTACGACAGACCGGAGCTTTCGCTGGGCAGCTACGAGTTCCTGGCCACCGTTGACTACTGTAAA AACAACAAAGTTCCTCAGCCCCCGgccttcatcttcctcattgATGTGTCCTACAACGCCGTCAAGAGCGGCATGGTCAAGATTGTCTGCCAAGAACTCAAGACGCTTCTGGACCAGCTGCCCAG AGAGAACCCAGACTTGGACTCGGCAGTGCGAGTCGGTTTCGTGACCTACAACAAGGTGTTGCACTTCTACAATGTCAAGTCCAGCCTGGCCCAGCCTCAGATGCTGGTGGTGTCGGATGTGTCAGAAATGTTCGTGCCACTGCTGGACGGCTTCCTCGTTAACGTTGGGGAGAGCCGGCAGGTCATTGAGAG TTTGCTGGATCACATCCCGGAAATGTTTGCAGACACTCGAGAGACTGAGACCGTCTTTGGACCTGTTATACAGGCCGGACTGGAGGCGCTCAAG GCGGCAGACTGCTCTGGGAAGCTGTTTGTGTTCCACACCTCGTTGCCCATTGCCGAGGCCCCCGGCAAACTCAAGAACAGAGAAGACAAGAAGCTGATTGGCAGTGACAAGGAAAAG TCTTTGTTTCAGCCTCAGGTGGGCTTCTACAACACACTGGCAAAAGAGTGCGTGGCACAGGGCTGCTGCGTggacctcttcctcttccccaACCAGTACGTGGACGTGGCGACACTCGCCGTGGTTCCCGTCTCCACCGGAGGCTCAGTCTACAAGTACACCTACTTCCAG GCTCAGTCGGACCAGGAGAGATTCCTAAACGACCTTCGACGAGACGTTCAGAAGCCGATGGGCTTTGATGCTGTCATGAGGGTTCGAACCAGCACAG GAATTCGAGCAACTGACTTCTTGGGCTCGTTCTACATGAGCAACACCACCGACGTCGAGCTCGCCGGGCTCGACTGCGACAAGGCAGTCACGGTGGAGTTCAAGCACGACGATAAGCTCAGTGAGGAGACCGGGGCGCTCATGCAG TGTGCCGTGTTGTACACCAActgcggcggccaaaggcgcCTACGTGTCCACAACATGGCTGTCAACTGCTGCTCCCAACTGTCCGACCTTTACCGCAATTGTGAGACGGACACCATCATCAACTTTCTCTCTAAATACG CTTTCCGCGGCATCCTTAACAATCCCACGAAGGCGGTGAGGGACACTCTGGTCAACCAGTGTGCCCAGATCCTGGCCTGCTATCGCAAGAACTGTGCCAGTCCCTCGTCGGCCGGTCAG ttgATCCTCCCCGAGTGCATGAAACTGCTGCCCGTCTACCTTAACTGCGTGCTGAAGAGCGACCTGCTGCTGCCCGCCGCCGACGTGTCGCTGGATGACAGGGCCTACTTACGACAGCTCATCAGCTGCATGGACGTGTCCGAGACGCACGTGTTTTTCTACCCACGCCTGCTGCCGCTG ATGAAGCTGGAGAGCGGCTCGTTGCCAGTGGCGGTGCGGGCGTCTGAGGAGAGGCTGTCCAAAGGGGGCGTATACCTGTTGGAGACGGGCCTGCACCTCTTCCTGTGGGTGGGGGCCAACGCGCAGCAAGAGCTGCTGCTCAACATCTTTGGAACATCTAATTTTGGCCAGATCGACGCGTCAATG ACGTGTCTACCTGTCTTGGATAATCCTTTCTCGCTAAGACTCAGAGAGATGATTGACTCCTTCAGAGCACAGCGGTCACGATACATGAAG CTGGTGGTAGTGAAGCAGGAGGACCGCTCTGAGCTCATCTTCCGACACTTCCTGATGGAGGACAAAAGCGCCAGTGGCGGCGCTTCCTACGTGGACTTCCTGTGTCACATGCACAAGGAAATCCGCCAGCTCCTCAGCTAG
- the sec24c gene encoding protein transport protein Sec24C isoform X4 — protein MKENVNQHTPMASPYVQPQPGYGQQPAFAPLDGGCPPPYAPYNGPMSAYQPGVPPQGHGRAPPTSGPAPVSAPQAYNQYAGHHQGDMQNGPPPLTQAPPRPVASQSYNQGAANLTGPPTSYPQNYGPPPTMQHFSSQMSGLQINSGPPNAAGPGYASPHSSQPPVSRSFSAAPPPTYTQAPPPASSAPTQGPPAVSQQYYGGPPPPSHSFLPPTSQQQFTSPAPPPPSNQPSFAPPPAYSAPPPAQAPSPSVSQPQQSFAPTQPPTSSQYPPTSAPSGQYPGPLPPQQQPPFPSGPLPPRPQMPPSSMSQSNHLPPGPQGPLGPPGPLQPQQMPPPQPGMPGGYPPQQNGAFGQARGPQPGFMGPYPGQPNYGAPGPAPGSAPPAQKRLDPDAIPSPIQVIEDDKAKSTEPFSTGVRGQAPPLVTTDFHVQDQGNASPRFIRCTAYNMPCTADMAKQSQVPLAAVIKPLATLPPDEVPPYLVDHGEGGPIRCNRCKAYMCPYMQFIEGGRRFQCGFCTCVTEVPPHYFQHLDHTGKRVDFYDRPELSLGSYEFLATVDYCKNNKVPQPPAFIFLIDVSYNAVKSGMVKIVCQELKTLLDQLPRENPDLDSAVRVGFVTYNKVLHFYNVKSSLAQPQMLVVSDVSEMFVPLLDGFLVNVGESRQVIESLLDHIPEMFADTRETETVFGPVIQAGLEALKAADCSGKLFVFHTSLPIAEAPGKLKNREDKKLIGSDKEKSLFQPQVGFYNTLAKECVAQGCCVDLFLFPNQYVDVATLAVVPVSTGGSVYKYTYFQAQSDQERFLNDLRRDVQKPMGFDAVMRVRTSTGIRATDFLGSFYMSNTTDVELAGLDCDKAVTVEFKHDDKLSEETGALMQCAVLYTNCGGQRRLRVHNMAVNCCSQLSDLYRNCETDTIINFLSKYAFRGILNNPTKAVRDTLVNQCAQILACYRKNCASPSSAGQLILPECMKLLPVYLNCVLKSDLLLPAADVSLDDRAYLRQLISCMDVSETHVFFYPRLLPLMKLESGSLPVAVRASEERLSKGGVYLLETGLHLFLWVGANAQQELLLNIFGTSNFGQIDASMTCLPVLDNPFSLRLREMIDSFRAQRSRYMKLVVVKQEDRSELIFRHFLMEDKSASGGASYVDFLCHMHKEIRQLLS, from the exons GCCAGTTGCATCCCAGTCGTACAACCAAGGAGCAGCCAATCTGACAGGGCCGCCCACTTCTTACCCCCAAAACTACGGACCCCCACCCACAATGCAACACTTCTCGAGTCAGATGAGCGGCTTGCAAATTAACTCCGGGCCGCCCAACGCCGCCGGGCCCGGATACG CGTCACCTCACAGCTCCCAGCCTCCCGTCAGTCGGTCCTTCTCAGCCGCGCCTCCGCCCACCTACACGCAAGCTCCGCCCCCTGCGTCCTCCGCTCCCACCCAGGGGCCACCTGCTGTGTCTCAGCAGTACTACGGAGGCCCCCCTCCGCCTTCCCATTCATTTTTGCCTCCTACTTCTCAACAGCAATTCACCTcccctgctcctcctccacctagCAATCAGCCATCCTTTGCTCCTCCTCCCGCGTACTCGGCTCCCCCACCGGCTCAGGCTCCCTCCCCGTCCGTGTCGCAGCCTCAGCAGTCCTTCGCCCCCACCCAGCCACCCACCTCCTCTCAGTATCCTCCGACGTCAGCCCCCTCCGGCCAGTACCCAGGCCCCTTGCCGCCTCAGCAGCAACCCCCGTTCCCCTCAGGTCCCCTTCCCCCCAGACCTCAGATGCCCCCCTCGTCCATGTCTCAGAGCAACCACTTACCTCCAGGACCACAGGGCCCGCTAGGTCCTCCTGGACCGCTGCAGCCGCAGCAGATGCCCCCACCCCAACCTGGCATGCCAGGAGGGTACCCTCCCCAACAGAATG GTGCATTTGGTCAGGCAAGAGGGCCTCAGCCCGGTTTCATGGGACCTTATCCTGGCCAACCCAATTACGGCGCTCCGGGACCGGCGCCTGGCTCTGCCCCACCTGCACAGAAAAGACTGGACCCGGATGCCATTCCTAGCCCA ATCCAAGTAATCGAGGATGACAAAGCCAAGAGCACAGAGCCATTCAGCACAGGCGTCAGGGGTCAAGCGCCGCCACTGGTCACCACCGACTTCCACGTCCAAGACCAAG GGAACGCCAGCCCCAGGTTTATCCGCTGCACCGCGTACAACATGCCCTGCACGGCAGACATGGCCAAGCAGTCTCAGGTGCCGCTGGCCGCAGTCATCAAGCCCCTCGCCACTCTGCCGCCGGACGAG GTGCCTCCATACCTGGTGGACCATGGTGAAGGAGGTCCCATCCGCTGCAACCGCTGCAAGGCCTACATGTGCCCGTACATGCAATTCATCGAGGGAGGCCGTCGCTTCCAGTGCGGCTTTTGCACTTGTGTCACAGAAG tcCCTCCTCATTACTTCCAGCATCTGGACCACACTGGCAAGAGAGTGGACTTCTACGACAGACCGGAGCTTTCGCTGGGCAGCTACGAGTTCCTGGCCACCGTTGACTACTGTAAA AACAACAAAGTTCCTCAGCCCCCGgccttcatcttcctcattgATGTGTCCTACAACGCCGTCAAGAGCGGCATGGTCAAGATTGTCTGCCAAGAACTCAAGACGCTTCTGGACCAGCTGCCCAG AGAGAACCCAGACTTGGACTCGGCAGTGCGAGTCGGTTTCGTGACCTACAACAAGGTGTTGCACTTCTACAATGTCAAGTCCAGCCTGGCCCAGCCTCAGATGCTGGTGGTGTCGGATGTGTCAGAAATGTTCGTGCCACTGCTGGACGGCTTCCTCGTTAACGTTGGGGAGAGCCGGCAGGTCATTGAGAG TTTGCTGGATCACATCCCGGAAATGTTTGCAGACACTCGAGAGACTGAGACCGTCTTTGGACCTGTTATACAGGCCGGACTGGAGGCGCTCAAG GCGGCAGACTGCTCTGGGAAGCTGTTTGTGTTCCACACCTCGTTGCCCATTGCCGAGGCCCCCGGCAAACTCAAGAACAGAGAAGACAAGAAGCTGATTGGCAGTGACAAGGAAAAG TCTTTGTTTCAGCCTCAGGTGGGCTTCTACAACACACTGGCAAAAGAGTGCGTGGCACAGGGCTGCTGCGTggacctcttcctcttccccaACCAGTACGTGGACGTGGCGACACTCGCCGTGGTTCCCGTCTCCACCGGAGGCTCAGTCTACAAGTACACCTACTTCCAG GCTCAGTCGGACCAGGAGAGATTCCTAAACGACCTTCGACGAGACGTTCAGAAGCCGATGGGCTTTGATGCTGTCATGAGGGTTCGAACCAGCACAG GAATTCGAGCAACTGACTTCTTGGGCTCGTTCTACATGAGCAACACCACCGACGTCGAGCTCGCCGGGCTCGACTGCGACAAGGCAGTCACGGTGGAGTTCAAGCACGACGATAAGCTCAGTGAGGAGACCGGGGCGCTCATGCAG TGTGCCGTGTTGTACACCAActgcggcggccaaaggcgcCTACGTGTCCACAACATGGCTGTCAACTGCTGCTCCCAACTGTCCGACCTTTACCGCAATTGTGAGACGGACACCATCATCAACTTTCTCTCTAAATACG CTTTCCGCGGCATCCTTAACAATCCCACGAAGGCGGTGAGGGACACTCTGGTCAACCAGTGTGCCCAGATCCTGGCCTGCTATCGCAAGAACTGTGCCAGTCCCTCGTCGGCCGGTCAG ttgATCCTCCCCGAGTGCATGAAACTGCTGCCCGTCTACCTTAACTGCGTGCTGAAGAGCGACCTGCTGCTGCCCGCCGCCGACGTGTCGCTGGATGACAGGGCCTACTTACGACAGCTCATCAGCTGCATGGACGTGTCCGAGACGCACGTGTTTTTCTACCCACGCCTGCTGCCGCTG ATGAAGCTGGAGAGCGGCTCGTTGCCAGTGGCGGTGCGGGCGTCTGAGGAGAGGCTGTCCAAAGGGGGCGTATACCTGTTGGAGACGGGCCTGCACCTCTTCCTGTGGGTGGGGGCCAACGCGCAGCAAGAGCTGCTGCTCAACATCTTTGGAACATCTAATTTTGGCCAGATCGACGCGTCAATG ACGTGTCTACCTGTCTTGGATAATCCTTTCTCGCTAAGACTCAGAGAGATGATTGACTCCTTCAGAGCACAGCGGTCACGATACATGAAG CTGGTGGTAGTGAAGCAGGAGGACCGCTCTGAGCTCATCTTCCGACACTTCCTGATGGAGGACAAAAGCGCCAGTGGCGGCGCTTCCTACGTGGACTTCCTGTGTCACATGCACAAGGAAATCCGCCAGCTCCTCAGCTAG